A genomic stretch from Sulfurimonas sediminis includes:
- the mobA gene encoding molybdenum cofactor guanylyltransferase MobA — protein sequence MIDMPCVIFAGGKSSRMGKNKALLPFAGFNTLAEYQYKRLSKIFSNVSISCKDKSVFSFDANFIEDKKVSSVFAPTLGFVTVFDTLGTEKIFVLSVDTPFVSQREIEKIILADNAAADAVIAKTDEGVQPLCGIYSKNLQAKFLQMLHENNHKLGYLLKNSKTTYVYFPDSKPFLNMNHPKDYQKALKILTHY from the coding sequence ATGATAGACATGCCCTGTGTCATCTTTGCAGGTGGCAAAAGCAGCAGAATGGGAAAGAACAAAGCACTTCTCCCTTTTGCCGGTTTTAATACACTTGCAGAGTATCAATACAAAAGACTCTCTAAAATCTTCTCAAATGTTTCTATCTCCTGCAAAGACAAATCAGTTTTTTCTTTTGATGCAAACTTTATAGAAGATAAAAAAGTTTCTTCTGTTTTCGCTCCTACTCTTGGGTTTGTCACAGTATTTGATACACTCGGTACAGAAAAAATATTTGTTCTGAGTGTTGATACCCCCTTTGTCTCCCAAAGAGAAATAGAAAAAATCATACTTGCCGACAACGCTGCTGCTGATGCGGTTATTGCCAAAACAGATGAGGGTGTTCAGCCATTATGCGGTATCTACTCCAAAAATTTACAAGCAAAATTTTTACAGATGCTTCATGAAAACAATCATAAACTCGGCTATCTTTTAAAAAACTCCAAAACAACATATGTTTATTTTCCTGATTCAAAACCCTTTTTAAATATGAATCATCCAAAAGATTATCAAAAAGCTCTCAAAATTCTCACACATTATTAA
- a CDS encoding HP0495 family protein: METLNDKLNEKQLELEYPCNWCYKVIASEKEALQNAIKEVIDERSHKLTDSNKSKTGKYVSMNLDLLVHNEDDRKFIYDALKNHQDIKMVL; encoded by the coding sequence GTGGAGACTTTAAACGATAAACTAAACGAAAAACAACTAGAACTTGAATATCCTTGCAACTGGTGCTACAAAGTCATTGCAAGTGAGAAAGAGGCTCTGCAAAATGCCATAAAAGAGGTCATTGATGAACGCTCACACAAACTTACAGACTCAAACAAGTCTAAAACAGGCAAATATGTCAGTATGAACCTTGATTTACTTGTTCATAACGAAGATGACAGAAAATTTATATATGATGCTTTGAAAAATCATCAAGATATTAAAATGGTACTTTAG
- the moaC gene encoding cyclic pyranopterin monophosphate synthase MoaC, whose product MNLTHLDENQRPKMVDVSDKNNTTRVAIASGIIKMSQDAYDAIVSEKTKKGPVLQTAVIAAIMGTKKTSELIPMCHPLNLSGINCDVEELAQLPGFKLTVTAKLTGQTGVEMEALTGVSIGLLTIYDMVKAIDKGMVIQNVQLESKSGGKSGDFKR is encoded by the coding sequence ATGAATTTAACACATCTTGATGAAAACCAAAGACCTAAAATGGTTGACGTAAGTGATAAGAACAATACAACAAGAGTAGCAATAGCAAGCGGTATCATAAAAATGAGTCAAGATGCCTACGATGCTATAGTCAGCGAAAAGACAAAAAAAGGTCCTGTATTGCAAACAGCCGTTATTGCAGCTATTATGGGGACGAAAAAAACCAGCGAACTCATTCCTATGTGTCATCCTTTAAATTTAAGCGGCATTAACTGTGATGTAGAGGAATTGGCACAGCTTCCGGGATTTAAGCTTACAGTTACAGCGAAACTCACAGGACAGACAGGTGTTGAGATGGAAGCATTAACCGGAGTCAGCATCGGGCTTTTGACAATTTATGACATGGTAAAGGCTATCGACAAAGGAATGGTGATACAGAATGTTCAACTTGAATCTAAATCAGGAGGAAAAAGTGGAGACTTTAAACGATAA
- the leuC gene encoding 3-isopropylmalate dehydratase large subunit has protein sequence MGQTITEKIFSQHIGREVKAGEIIRCDIDMVIGNDITTPISIKAFEESGAEKLANPDGFSIVLDHFIPAKDIASANQARISRDFAKKHQLKNYFDEKDMGIEHALLPEKGLVVPGDVIIGADSHTCTHGALGAFSTGMGSTDLAFAMITGGNWFKVPESIKVILTGKPGKYTTGKDIILEIIRLIGVDGALYKTLEFTGSTIKHLTIDDRFSMCNMAIEAGAKNGIVAYDEITAEFLADKNLAREPRIHYSDEDAEYVQVLEIDVANLDPVIAYPFLPSNGHSVKKAVEDKIKVDQSFIGSCTNGRLADLKVAAEILKGQKVHPDVRLIVTPGTQKILREANHLGYIDIIVDAGGVVSNPTCGACLGGYMGILGDEEVAISTTNRNFVGRMGSRSSKVYLANSAVAAASAITGYITDPR, from the coding sequence ATGGGTCAAACTATAACTGAAAAAATTTTTTCACAACATATCGGTCGCGAAGTAAAAGCGGGTGAAATTATCCGTTGTGATATCGATATGGTAATCGGTAACGACATTACTACGCCTATTTCTATTAAAGCGTTTGAAGAGAGTGGTGCTGAAAAATTGGCAAATCCAGATGGATTTTCTATTGTTTTAGACCATTTTATCCCTGCAAAGGATATCGCTTCAGCAAATCAGGCAAGAATTTCACGCGATTTTGCAAAAAAACATCAACTCAAAAACTATTTTGATGAAAAAGATATGGGCATCGAGCATGCTTTACTACCAGAAAAAGGATTAGTTGTCCCGGGTGATGTTATCATCGGTGCAGATTCACATACATGTACGCATGGGGCACTCGGTGCATTTTCGACAGGAATGGGTTCTACTGACCTTGCTTTTGCAATGATTACCGGCGGAAATTGGTTCAAAGTTCCAGAATCTATAAAAGTTATTCTTACAGGAAAACCTGGAAAATATACAACAGGCAAGGATATCATCCTGGAGATTATCCGTCTTATCGGTGTCGACGGTGCACTGTACAAAACCTTGGAGTTTACAGGAAGTACGATTAAACACCTAACGATAGATGACAGATTTTCTATGTGTAATATGGCGATTGAAGCCGGTGCAAAAAACGGTATCGTAGCTTATGATGAAATTACAGCAGAGTTTTTGGCAGACAAAAACCTCGCTCGTGAACCTCGCATTCACTACTCTGATGAAGATGCAGAGTATGTTCAGGTTTTAGAGATTGATGTTGCAAACCTTGACCCTGTTATTGCCTATCCTTTTTTGCCATCAAACGGTCACTCGGTCAAAAAAGCCGTCGAAGATAAAATCAAAGTGGACCAGTCCTTTATCGGAAGCTGTACAAACGGTCGACTTGCTGACCTCAAAGTAGCCGCTGAGATACTCAAAGGACAAAAAGTCCATCCTGATGTTCGTCTTATTGTCACACCGGGAACACAAAAAATCCTGCGTGAAGCAAACCATTTGGGATATATTGACATCATTGTCGATGCCGGAGGTGTTGTAAGCAATCCGACATGCGGAGCCTGTCTTGGTGGATATATGGGTATTTTAGGGGATGAAGAAGTAGCCATCAGCACAACAAACAGAAACTTTGTCGGTCGTATGGGAAGTCGTTCTTCAAAAGTCTACCTGGCCAACTCAGCCGTTGCCGCAGCATCTGCAATTACAGGCTATATTACAGATCCAAGATAG
- a CDS encoding NifS family cysteine desulfurase, translated as MQVYLDNNATTMCDPQVVEVMQPFFSEIYGNPNSLHKFGTASHPYLRKAIDQVYTALNASDNDDIVFTSCATESNNWVLKSIYFDKIVNGEKDHIITTEVEHPSVLATCRWLEEQGVKVTYLPVNEEGIVEAHTVKSFITDKTALVSVMWASNETGMIFPIKEIGEICKEKGVLFHSDAVQAVGKIPVDLQDVHVDFLSMSAHKFHGPKGVGALYIKDSQPLTPLFHGGEQMGHRRSGTLNVPYIVGMGKAIELATTNIEETMASIRAKRDRLEDALLELSDTFVVGSRENRTPNTILISIRGVEGEGMLWDLNNGQIGASTGSACASEDLEANSVMLAIGADNELAHTGIRLSLSRFTTDEEIDYTIEHFKSAVARLRAISSSFAKVAPTPGGEAGECHIPHHMAH; from the coding sequence ATGCAAGTTTATTTAGACAATAACGCTACTACAATGTGTGACCCGCAGGTAGTAGAAGTAATGCAACCATTCTTTAGTGAAATTTACGGAAATCCCAATTCACTTCACAAGTTTGGTACAGCGTCTCATCCATACCTAAGAAAAGCAATCGACCAGGTTTATACAGCACTCAATGCGAGTGACAATGATGACATCGTATTCACATCATGTGCAACAGAATCAAACAACTGGGTATTAAAGTCCATCTATTTTGACAAAATTGTCAATGGGGAAAAAGACCATATTATTACAACAGAAGTTGAACACCCATCAGTGCTTGCTACATGTAGATGGCTTGAAGAGCAAGGTGTAAAAGTGACATACCTTCCTGTAAATGAAGAAGGAATTGTTGAAGCACATACGGTAAAAAGTTTCATCACAGACAAAACTGCACTTGTCAGTGTTATGTGGGCTTCAAATGAGACAGGGATGATTTTTCCTATTAAAGAGATTGGCGAGATTTGTAAAGAAAAAGGGGTTCTTTTTCATTCGGATGCTGTTCAGGCAGTCGGAAAAATTCCAGTTGACTTACAAGATGTCCATGTAGATTTTTTAAGTATGTCTGCACACAAGTTTCATGGTCCAAAAGGTGTCGGAGCACTTTATATTAAAGATTCACAGCCTTTGACTCCGCTGTTTCACGGTGGAGAGCAGATGGGTCACCGTCGTTCGGGAACATTGAATGTTCCCTATATAGTAGGTATGGGAAAAGCTATCGAACTCGCTACAACAAACATTGAAGAGACAATGGCTTCTATTCGTGCAAAACGTGACAGACTTGAAGATGCACTCTTGGAACTCAGTGATACTTTTGTTGTCGGCAGCCGTGAAAACCGTACACCAAATACAATTCTTATCTCTATAAGAGGTGTTGAAGGTGAAGGTATGCTTTGGGACTTAAATAACGGTCAAATCGGGGCATCTACGGGTTCAGCATGTGCTTCTGAAGATTTGGAAGCGAACTCTGTTATGCTTGCAATCGGTGCTGACAATGAACTTGCACACACAGGTATCAGATTATCTCTTTCGCGTTTTACAACAGATGAAGAGATAGACTACACCATAGAGCATTTTAAAAGTGCGGTGGCAAGACTTCGTGCCATATCGAGTTCGTTTGCAAAAGTAGCACCGACTCCAGGCGGTGAAGCAGGGGAGTGTCACATTCCTCACCATATGGCACATTAA